From a single Pseudomonas cremoricolorata genomic region:
- a CDS encoding F0F1 ATP synthase subunit epsilon yields MAMTVHCDIVSAEGEIFSGLVEMVVAHGNLGDLGIAPGHAPLITNLKPGPITLTKQGGDREVFYISGGFLEVQPNMVKVLADTVQRAADLDEASAQQALAAAEQALNEKGADFDYSAASARLAEAAAQLRTVQQIRKKFGG; encoded by the coding sequence ATGGCTATGACAGTCCATTGCGATATCGTCAGCGCGGAAGGAGAGATTTTCTCCGGTCTGGTCGAGATGGTGGTTGCGCACGGGAACCTGGGTGATCTTGGTATCGCCCCGGGCCACGCGCCGCTGATCACCAATCTGAAGCCAGGTCCGATCACGCTGACCAAGCAGGGCGGCGACCGTGAGGTGTTCTACATCTCCGGTGGTTTCCTCGAAGTGCAGCCGAACATGGTCAAGGTGCTTGCCGATACCGTGCAACGTGCTGCAGACCTGGACGAAGCTTCGGCTCAGCAAGCCCTCGCGGCTGCCGAGCAGGCGCTGAATGAAAAAGGTGCGGACTTCGACTATAGCGCCGCGTCTGCGCGTCTGGCCGAGGCTGCAGCTCAGCTGCGCACCGTCCAGCAGATCCGCAAGAAGTTCGGCGGTTAA
- the atpD gene encoding F0F1 ATP synthase subunit beta: protein MSSGRIVQIIGAVIDVEFPRDVVPSVYNALKVQGAETTLEVQQQLGDGVVRTIAMGSTEGLKRGLDVTDTGAAISVPVGKATLGRIMDVLGNPIDEAGPIGEEERWGIHRAAPSFAEQAGGNDLLETGIKVIDLVCPFAKGGKVGLFGGAGVGKTVNMMELIRNIAIEHSGYSVFAGVGERTREGNDFYHEMKDSNVLDKVALVYGQMNEPPGNRLRVALTGLTMAEKFRDEGNDVLLFVDNIYRYTLAGTEVSALLGRMPSAVGYQPTLAEEMGVLQERITSTKQGSITSIQAVYVPADDLTDPSPATTFAHLDATVVLSRDIASLGIYPAVDPLDSTSRQLDPNVIGNEHYETARGVQYVLQRYKELKDIIAILGMDELSEADKQLVSRARKIQRFLSQPFFVAEVFTGAPGKYVSLKDTIAGFSGILKGDYDHLPEQAFYMVGGIEEAVEKAKKL, encoded by the coding sequence ATGAGTAGCGGACGTATCGTTCAAATCATCGGCGCCGTCATCGACGTGGAATTCCCACGTGACGTCGTGCCGAGTGTTTACAACGCGCTGAAAGTACAAGGCGCGGAAACCACTCTCGAAGTTCAGCAGCAGCTGGGCGACGGTGTGGTTCGTACCATTGCGATGGGCTCCACCGAAGGTCTGAAGCGCGGTCTGGACGTCACCGATACCGGTGCAGCCATCTCCGTGCCAGTCGGCAAGGCCACCCTGGGCCGCATCATGGACGTCCTGGGCAACCCGATCGACGAAGCTGGCCCGATCGGTGAAGAAGAGCGCTGGGGCATTCACCGTGCCGCGCCTTCCTTCGCTGAACAGGCAGGCGGCAACGACCTGCTGGAAACCGGCATCAAGGTTATCGACCTGGTCTGCCCGTTCGCCAAGGGCGGTAAAGTCGGTCTGTTCGGTGGCGCCGGTGTCGGCAAGACCGTCAACATGATGGAACTGATCCGTAACATCGCCATCGAGCACAGCGGTTATTCCGTGTTCGCCGGTGTGGGTGAGCGTACTCGTGAGGGTAACGACTTCTACCACGAGATGAAGGATTCGAACGTTCTGGACAAGGTTGCGCTGGTCTACGGCCAGATGAACGAGCCACCAGGAAACCGTCTGCGCGTCGCACTGACCGGCCTGACCATGGCCGAGAAGTTCCGTGACGAAGGTAACGACGTTCTGCTGTTCGTCGACAACATCTACCGTTACACCCTGGCCGGTACCGAAGTATCCGCACTGCTGGGCCGTATGCCTTCTGCAGTAGGTTACCAGCCGACCCTGGCCGAAGAGATGGGCGTTCTGCAAGAGCGCATCACCTCCACCAAGCAAGGTTCGATCACCTCGATCCAGGCGGTCTACGTACCGGCGGACGACTTGACCGACCCGTCGCCTGCGACCACCTTCGCCCACTTGGACGCCACCGTCGTTCTGTCCCGTGACATCGCCTCCCTGGGTATCTACCCAGCGGTCGACCCACTGGACTCGACTTCGCGCCAGCTGGACCCGAACGTGATCGGCAACGAACACTACGAGACCGCTCGTGGCGTTCAGTATGTGCTGCAGCGCTACAAAGAGCTGAAGGACATCATTGCCATTCTGGGTATGGACGAACTGTCCGAAGCCGACAAGCAACTGGTATCGCGCGCTCGTAAGATCCAGCGCTTCCTGTCGCAGCCGTTCTTCGTGGCCGAAGTCTTCACCGGTGCACCAGGCAAATACGTTTCCCTGAAAGACACCATCGCTGGCTTCAGCGGCATCCTCAAAGGTGACTACGACCACCTGCCAGAACAAGCGTTCTACATGGTCGGCGGCATCGAAGAAGCAGTTGAGAAAGCCAAGAAACTGTAA
- the atpG gene encoding F0F1 ATP synthase subunit gamma gives MAGAKEIRSKIASIKSTQKITSAMEKVAVSKMRKAQMRMAASRPYAERIRQVIGHLANANPEYRHPFMIERPVKRAGYIVVSSDRGLCGGLNTNLFKALVKDMNDNREQGVEIDLCVIGSKGAAFFRSFGGNVVAAISHLGEAPSINDLIGSVKVMLDAYLDGRIDRLSVVSNKFINTMTQKPTVEQLVPLVATPDQELKHHWDYLYEPDAKELLDGLMVRYVESQVYQAVVENNAAEQAARMIAMKNATDNAGDLISELQLIYNKARQAAITQEISEIVGGAAAV, from the coding sequence ATGGCAGGCGCAAAAGAGATTCGCAGTAAGATTGCGAGCATCAAAAGCACGCAAAAAATTACCAGCGCCATGGAAAAAGTGGCGGTCAGCAAGATGCGCAAGGCTCAAATGCGCATGGCTGCTAGCCGTCCTTATGCGGAGCGTATCCGCCAGGTGATCGGTCATCTGGCCAACGCCAACCCGGAATATCGCCACCCGTTCATGATCGAGCGCCCTGTGAAGCGCGCCGGTTATATCGTGGTGAGCAGTGACCGTGGTCTGTGCGGTGGCCTGAACACCAACCTGTTCAAGGCCTTGGTCAAGGACATGAACGACAACCGCGAGCAGGGCGTTGAAATCGACCTGTGCGTGATCGGCAGCAAAGGTGCGGCATTCTTCCGCAGCTTTGGCGGCAACGTGGTAGCTGCAATCAGCCACCTGGGCGAGGCGCCATCGATCAATGATCTGATCGGCTCCGTCAAGGTGATGCTCGATGCCTACCTCGATGGCCGTATCGACCGTCTCAGCGTGGTGTCGAACAAGTTCATCAATACCATGACGCAAAAACCCACGGTCGAGCAGTTGGTACCGTTGGTTGCAACCCCGGATCAGGAACTCAAGCACCACTGGGACTACCTCTACGAACCCGATGCCAAAGAGCTGCTGGACGGCCTGATGGTGCGCTACGTGGAATCGCAGGTCTACCAGGCGGTGGTCGAGAACAACGCTGCTGAACAAGCGGCCCGGATGATCGCCATGAAGAACGCCACAGACAACGCCGGTGACCTGATCAGCGAACTCCAGCTGATCTACAACAAGGCGCGTCAGGCTGCGATCACCCAGGAGATCTCGGAAATCGTCGGCGGCGCTGCCGCGGTTTAA
- the atpA gene encoding F0F1 ATP synthase subunit alpha gives MQQLNPSEISEIIKGRIEKLDVSSQARNEGTVVSVSDGIVRIHGLADVMYGEMIEFPGGVYGMALNLEQDSVGAVILGAYTTLAEGMSAKCTGRILEVPVGKGLLGRVVDALGNPVDGKGPLATTETDAVEKVAPGVIWRKSVDQPVQTGYKAVDAMIPVGRGQRELIIGDRQIGKTALAIDAIINQKDSGIFCVYVAVGQKQSTIANVVRKLEENGALANTIIVAASASESAALQFLAPYSGCTMGEYFRDRGEDALIVYDDLSKQAVAYRQISLLLRRPPGREAYPGDVFYLHSRLLERASRVSEEYVEKFTNGAVTGKTGSLTALPIIETQAGDVSAFVPTNVISITDGQIFLESAMFNSGIRPAVNAGVSVSRVGGAAQTKIIKKLSGGIRTALAQYRELAAFAQFASDLDEATRKQLEHGQRVTELMKQKQYAPMSIADMALSLYAAERGFLTDVEIAKIGSFEQALIGFFNRDHADLMAKINVKGDFNDEIDAGLKAGIEKFKATQTW, from the coding sequence ATGCAGCAACTCAATCCTTCCGAAATTAGTGAAATCATCAAGGGCCGCATCGAGAAACTCGATGTCAGCTCCCAAGCCCGCAACGAAGGCACTGTCGTCAGCGTTTCCGACGGTATCGTTCGCATCCACGGTCTCGCCGACGTCATGTACGGCGAAATGATCGAGTTCCCGGGCGGTGTCTACGGTATGGCACTGAACCTGGAGCAAGACTCCGTAGGTGCGGTGATCCTGGGTGCATACACCACCCTGGCCGAAGGCATGAGCGCCAAGTGCACCGGTCGCATTCTCGAAGTGCCGGTCGGCAAAGGCCTGCTGGGCCGCGTCGTCGACGCCCTGGGCAACCCGGTTGACGGTAAGGGCCCACTGGCCACCACCGAAACCGACGCTGTCGAGAAAGTCGCTCCAGGTGTGATCTGGCGTAAGTCGGTAGACCAGCCTGTACAGACTGGCTACAAGGCTGTCGACGCCATGATCCCGGTCGGCCGTGGCCAGCGTGAGCTGATCATCGGTGACCGTCAGATCGGTAAGACCGCTCTGGCGATCGACGCGATCATCAACCAGAAAGACAGCGGCATCTTCTGCGTCTACGTGGCCGTCGGCCAGAAGCAGTCGACCATCGCCAACGTCGTGCGCAAGCTGGAAGAAAACGGTGCCCTGGCCAACACCATCATCGTTGCCGCCAGTGCTTCGGAATCCGCCGCACTGCAATTCCTGGCGCCGTACTCCGGTTGCACCATGGGCGAATACTTCCGCGACCGCGGTGAAGACGCGCTGATCGTCTACGATGACCTGTCCAAACAGGCCGTTGCCTACCGTCAGATCTCCCTGCTGCTGCGCCGTCCACCAGGACGTGAAGCGTACCCAGGCGACGTGTTCTACCTCCACTCCCGTCTGCTGGAGCGTGCATCGCGCGTTTCCGAAGAGTACGTCGAGAAGTTCACCAATGGCGCCGTAACCGGCAAGACTGGCTCGCTGACCGCTCTGCCGATCATCGAAACCCAGGCTGGCGACGTTTCCGCGTTCGTTCCGACCAACGTGATTTCGATCACCGACGGTCAGATCTTCCTGGAATCGGCCATGTTCAACTCGGGCATTCGCCCGGCAGTGAACGCCGGTGTATCGGTATCGCGTGTTGGTGGTGCCGCTCAGACCAAGATCATCAAGAAGCTGTCCGGTGGTATCCGTACCGCTCTGGCTCAGTACCGTGAACTGGCGGCATTCGCCCAGTTCGCCTCTGACCTGGACGAAGCGACCCGCAAGCAGCTCGAGCATGGTCAGCGCGTTACCGAGCTGATGAAGCAGAAGCAGTACGCTCCGATGTCCATCGCGGACATGGCGCTGTCGCTGTACGCCGCTGAGCGTGGCTTCCTGACCGACGTCGAAATCGCCAAGATCGGCAGCTTCGAGCAAGCGCTGATCGGCTTCTTCAACCGCGATCACGCCGATTTGATGGCCAAGATCAACGTCAAGGGCGACTTCAACGACGAAATCGACGCTGGCCTCAAAGCCGGTATCGAGAAGTTCAAGGCCACCCAGACCTGGTAA
- a CDS encoding F0F1 ATP synthase subunit delta codes for MAELTTLARPYAKAAFEHAQAHQQLANWSAMLGLAAAVSEDDTMQRLLKAPRLTSAEKAATFIDVCGDKFDASAQNFIRVAAENDRLLLLPEISSLFDLYKAEQEKSVDVEVTSAFALDQEQQDKLAKVLSARLGQEVRLHASEDASLIGGVVIRAGDLVIDGSVRGKIAKLAEALKS; via the coding sequence ATGGCAGAACTGACCACGTTGGCCCGACCTTACGCTAAGGCTGCCTTCGAGCACGCCCAGGCCCATCAGCAACTGGCCAATTGGTCAGCCATGCTCGGCCTGGCTGCTGCGGTGTCGGAAGACGACACCATGCAGCGCCTGCTCAAGGCCCCGCGACTGACGAGCGCAGAAAAGGCCGCCACGTTCATTGACGTGTGCGGTGACAAGTTCGATGCATCAGCACAGAATTTCATCCGTGTTGCCGCGGAAAACGACCGTCTCCTGCTATTGCCGGAGATTTCGTCGCTGTTCGACCTGTACAAGGCCGAGCAGGAAAAATCCGTGGACGTGGAAGTCACCAGTGCTTTTGCGTTGGACCAAGAACAGCAAGACAAACTCGCCAAGGTTCTCAGTGCACGGCTAGGCCAGGAAGTTCGCCTGCACGCGTCGGAGGATGCCAGCCTGATCGGCGGCGTCGTCATCCGCGCAGGCGACCTGGTAATCGATGGCTCCGTTCGCGGCAAGATCGCGAAACTGGCCGAAGCTTTGAAATCTTGA
- a CDS encoding F0F1 ATP synthase subunit B, with amino-acid sequence MNINATLIGQSVAFFIFVVFCMKYVWPPVITALQERQKKIADGLDAANRAARDLELAQEKAGQQLREAKAQAAEIIEQSKKRAAQLVDEAREQARVEADRVKAQAQAEIEQELNSVKDALRAQVGALAVGGAEKILGATIDQNAHAELVNKLAAEI; translated from the coding sequence GTGAATATTAATGCAACCCTGATTGGCCAATCCGTTGCCTTCTTCATTTTTGTCGTCTTCTGCATGAAGTACGTATGGCCTCCGGTCATCACTGCTCTGCAAGAGCGTCAAAAGAAGATCGCTGATGGCCTGGACGCTGCCAACCGCGCTGCACGTGACCTGGAGCTGGCCCAAGAAAAAGCGGGTCAGCAACTGCGCGAAGCAAAAGCACAGGCGGCTGAAATCATTGAGCAAAGCAAGAAGCGTGCTGCTCAGCTTGTCGACGAGGCCCGTGAACAGGCTCGTGTCGAAGCTGACCGCGTGAAGGCTCAGGCTCAGGCCGAGATCGAACAGGAACTGAACAGCGTCAAAGACGCCCTGCGTGCCCAAGTGGGTGCCCTGGCGGTTGGCGGTGCTGAAAAGATCCTTGGCGCCACAATCGATCAAAACGCGCATGCGGAGCTGGTTAATAAACTGGCCGCTGAAATTTAA
- the atpE gene encoding F0F1 ATP synthase subunit C, translating to METVVGLTAIAVALLIGLGALGTAIGFGLLGGKFLEGAARQPEMVPMLQVKMFIVAGLLDAVTMIGVGIALFFTFANPFVGQIVG from the coding sequence ATGGAAACTGTAGTTGGTCTTACCGCTATCGCTGTTGCTCTGCTGATCGGTCTGGGCGCTCTGGGCACCGCCATTGGTTTCGGCCTGCTGGGCGGCAAATTCCTGGAAGGTGCTGCTCGTCAGCCAGAAATGGTTCCGATGCTGCAGGTCAAGATGTTCATCGTTGCGGGCCTGCTCGACGCCGTAACCATGATCGGCGTTGGTATCGCTCTGTTCTTCACCTTCGCAAACCCCTTCGTTGGTCAGATCGTCGGCTAA
- the atpB gene encoding F0F1 ATP synthase subunit A — MAAETASGYIQHHLQNLTYGQLPDGSWGFAHSAAEAKAMGFWAFHVDTLGWSVALGLIFLFIFRMAAKKATSGQPSGLQNFVEVMVDFVHGSVKDSFHGRSPVIAPLALTIFVWVFLMNAIDLIPVDWIPQAAIWISGDPHIPFRAVSTTDPNATLAMAFCVFALIIFYSIKVKGFGGFIGELTLHPFGSKNLFVQILLIPVNFLLEFVTLIAKPISLALRLFGNMYAGELVFILIAVMFGSGLLWLSGLGVVLQWAWAVFHILIITLQAFIFMMLTIVYLSMAHEDNH; from the coding sequence ATGGCAGCAGAAACCGCTTCGGGCTATATCCAGCACCACTTGCAGAACCTGACCTACGGTCAACTACCAGACGGCAGCTGGGGCTTTGCCCATTCGGCTGCCGAAGCCAAGGCAATGGGCTTCTGGGCCTTCCACGTCGATACCCTCGGCTGGTCGGTCGCGCTGGGTCTGATCTTCCTGTTCATCTTCCGCATGGCAGCCAAGAAGGCGACTTCCGGCCAGCCCAGCGGTCTGCAGAACTTCGTCGAAGTGATGGTGGACTTCGTCCACGGCAGCGTGAAGGACTCCTTCCACGGCCGCAGCCCGGTCATCGCACCGCTGGCACTGACCATCTTCGTCTGGGTGTTCCTGATGAACGCCATCGACCTGATCCCGGTAGACTGGATTCCGCAGGCCGCCATCTGGATCTCCGGCGATCCGCACATTCCGTTCCGCGCCGTTTCCACCACCGACCCGAACGCCACGCTGGCCATGGCTTTCTGTGTCTTCGCGCTGATCATCTTCTACAGCATCAAGGTCAAGGGCTTCGGCGGCTTCATCGGCGAGCTGACCCTGCACCCGTTCGGTAGCAAGAACCTCTTCGTGCAGATCCTGCTGATTCCGGTCAACTTCCTGCTCGAGTTCGTCACCCTGATCGCCAAGCCGATCTCGCTGGCGCTGCGACTGTTCGGCAACATGTACGCCGGCGAACTGGTGTTCATCCTGATCGCGGTCATGTTCGGTTCCGGCCTGCTCTGGCTGAGCGGCCTGGGTGTGGTGCTGCAGTGGGCGTGGGCTGTGTTCCACATCCTGATCATCACCCTGCAAGCTTTCATCTTCATGATGCTGACCATCGTCTACCTGTCGATGGCTCACGAAGATAACCATTAA
- a CDS encoding F0F1 ATP synthase subunit I, whose product MEIRTPNRLPFHRWAVFPVLLAQCIVFLLATLVLFVWQGAVSGYSGLCGGLIAWLPNVYFAWKAFRFSGARAAQAIVKSFYAGEAGKMILTAVLFALTFAGVKPLAPLAVFGVFVLTLLVSWFAPLLMNKRLSRP is encoded by the coding sequence ATGGAAATCCGCACGCCGAACCGCCTGCCTTTCCATCGCTGGGCGGTTTTTCCGGTACTGCTGGCTCAATGCATCGTTTTCTTGCTGGCGACTCTGGTGTTGTTTGTGTGGCAGGGCGCGGTCAGCGGTTATTCAGGTCTCTGTGGGGGGCTGATCGCCTGGCTGCCGAATGTGTATTTCGCCTGGAAAGCGTTTCGCTTCAGCGGAGCCCGGGCAGCGCAGGCCATCGTCAAGTCGTTCTATGCGGGCGAAGCAGGCAAGATGATTTTGACGGCAGTGCTGTTCGCACTGACCTTTGCAGGAGTGAAACCCCTGGCGCCGCTGGCTGTATTCGGCGTCTTCGTACTGACCCTGTTGGTCAGTTGGTTCGCACCCCTGCTCATGAATAAAAGACTTTCGAGACCTTAG
- a CDS encoding ParB/RepB/Spo0J family partition protein has protein sequence MAVKKRGLGRGLDALLSGPTVSALEEQAVKIDRKELQHLPVEQIQRGKYQPRRDMDQQALEELAQSIRSHGVMQPIVVRPIGEQRYEIIAGERRWRATQLAGLDTVPAMVREVADEVAIAMALIENIQREDLNPLEEALALQRLQQEFELTQQQVADAVGKSRVTVANLLRLISLPEAIKTMLAHGDLEMGHARALLGLEEARQVEGARHVVARGLTVRQTEALVRQWLNGPTEPVEPSPADPDITRLEQRLAERLGSAVQIRHGNKGKGQLVIRYNSLDELQGVLAHIR, from the coding sequence ATGGCCGTTAAGAAACGAGGTCTCGGACGTGGGTTGGATGCACTGCTCAGTGGTCCTACCGTCAGCGCGCTCGAAGAGCAGGCGGTCAAGATCGACCGCAAGGAACTGCAACACCTGCCTGTCGAGCAGATTCAGCGCGGCAAGTATCAGCCGCGGCGCGACATGGATCAGCAAGCGCTGGAGGAACTGGCGCAGTCGATCCGCAGCCACGGCGTGATGCAGCCCATCGTGGTGCGCCCGATCGGCGAGCAGCGCTACGAGATCATCGCCGGTGAGCGCCGCTGGCGCGCAACGCAACTGGCGGGTCTGGATACGGTGCCGGCCATGGTTCGCGAAGTGGCCGACGAGGTCGCCATCGCCATGGCGCTGATCGAGAACATCCAGCGCGAAGACCTCAATCCTCTGGAAGAAGCCCTTGCACTGCAGCGTCTGCAGCAGGAGTTCGAGTTGACCCAGCAACAGGTGGCCGACGCCGTCGGCAAGTCACGCGTGACCGTGGCCAACCTGTTGCGACTGATCTCGCTGCCCGAGGCGATCAAGACGATGCTGGCCCATGGCGACCTGGAGATGGGTCATGCCCGTGCGCTGCTCGGTCTGGAAGAAGCTCGGCAGGTGGAAGGGGCGCGTCATGTTGTCGCACGTGGGCTGACCGTGCGCCAGACTGAAGCACTGGTTCGCCAGTGGCTGAACGGGCCAACTGAACCGGTCGAACCAAGCCCGGCTGATCCGGACATTACCCGCCTTGAACAGCGACTGGCAGAGCGTTTGGGCTCTGCGGTACAGATTCGTCATGGCAACAAGGGCAAAGGCCAGCTGGTCATTCGCTACAACTCGTTGGACGAGTTGCAGGGTGTACTTGCCCACATTCGCTGA
- a CDS encoding ParA family protein: MAKVFAIANQKGGVGKTTTCINLAASLAATKRRVLLIDLDPQGNATMGSGVDKHELEHSVYDLLIGECDLAQAIHYSEHGEFQLLPANRDLTAAEVVLLEMQMKESRLRNALAPIRDSYDFILIDCPPSLSMLTLNALVASDGVIIPMQCEYYALEGLSDLVDNIKRIAARLNPELRIEGLLRTMFDPRLSLNNEVSAQLKEHFGDQLYDTVIPRNIRLAEAPSYGMPALAYDKQSRGAQAYLALAGELVRRQRRPSRTAQAT; this comes from the coding sequence ATGGCTAAGGTATTCGCAATCGCGAACCAGAAAGGTGGTGTCGGCAAGACCACCACCTGTATCAATCTCGCCGCTTCGCTGGCTGCGACCAAGCGTCGTGTGTTGCTGATCGACCTCGATCCGCAGGGCAACGCGACCATGGGCAGCGGCGTCGACAAGCACGAGCTCGAGCATTCGGTCTATGACCTGCTGATCGGGGAGTGCGACCTGGCCCAGGCAATCCATTACTCCGAGCATGGTGAATTCCAGCTGCTGCCGGCCAACCGCGACCTCACTGCCGCCGAAGTGGTGCTGCTGGAAATGCAGATGAAGGAGAGTCGCCTGCGCAATGCCCTGGCGCCGATCCGCGACAGCTACGATTTCATCCTCATCGACTGCCCACCCTCGCTGTCGATGCTGACCCTCAACGCTCTGGTCGCCTCCGACGGCGTGATCATTCCCATGCAGTGCGAGTACTACGCGCTCGAGGGCCTGAGCGATCTGGTCGACAACATCAAGCGCATCGCCGCACGGCTCAACCCGGAGCTGCGCATCGAAGGCCTGTTGCGCACCATGTTCGACCCGCGCCTGAGCCTGAACAACGAAGTCTCGGCGCAGCTCAAGGAGCACTTTGGCGATCAGCTCTACGACACGGTGATTCCACGTAACATCCGCCTCGCCGAAGCACCCAGTTACGGCATGCCGGCCCTGGCCTACGACAAGCAGTCCCGCGGCGCCCAGGCCTACCTGGCCCTGGCCGGCGAGCTGGTACGTCGTCAACGCCGTCCATCACGCACTGCACAGGCAACTTGA
- the rsmG gene encoding 16S rRNA (guanine(527)-N(7))-methyltransferase RsmG — MSVMVTAQHAEELSTGARALGVSLSDQQQQLLLGYLGLLIKWNKAYNLTAVRDPDEMVSRHLLDSLSVMPFIHSDRQRWLDVGSGGGMPGIPLAILHPHKQVTVLDSNGKKTRFLTQVKMELKLDNLEVIHSRVEAFQPEQPFSGIVSRAFSSMENFTNWTRHLGDASTQWLAMKGLHPADELVALPPDFTVESEQALTVPGCQGQRHLLILRRKA; from the coding sequence TTGAGCGTCATGGTCACTGCGCAACATGCGGAAGAGTTGTCCACAGGCGCGCGCGCGCTGGGCGTGAGCCTCAGCGACCAGCAGCAACAACTGCTGTTGGGTTACCTGGGTTTGCTGATCAAGTGGAACAAGGCCTACAACCTGACCGCCGTGCGTGATCCGGACGAAATGGTCTCGCGGCATCTGCTCGACAGCCTCAGCGTGATGCCGTTTATCCACAGCGATCGTCAGCGCTGGCTGGATGTCGGCAGCGGCGGCGGTATGCCGGGAATCCCATTGGCGATCCTGCATCCGCACAAGCAGGTCACCGTGCTCGACAGCAACGGCAAGAAGACCCGCTTCCTGACCCAGGTGAAAATGGAGCTCAAGCTCGACAACCTCGAGGTTATCCACAGCCGGGTCGAAGCCTTCCAGCCCGAGCAACCATTCTCTGGGATCGTCTCCCGTGCCTTCAGCAGCATGGAGAACTTCACCAACTGGACGCGCCACCTGGGTGACGCCTCTACGCAATGGCTTGCAATGAAGGGGCTGCATCCTGCCGATGAACTGGTAGCATTGCCGCCAGACTTCACAGTGGAAAGCGAACAGGCCTTGACCGTCCCCGGTTGCCAAGGCCAGCGCCATCTACTGATACTGCGCCGCAAGGCTTGA